Within the Salarias fasciatus chromosome 2, fSalaFa1.1, whole genome shotgun sequence genome, the region TGACTGCAGACGTGAGGCGGCACAGATAAAGGAGCCGTTTAATGAATATGAACTTGTCAATAAGTGCAGACCGAAGCATAAAGATCTCACTGGTCCTGAAGGGGGAAAGAGTTTGTAACAACATGTAAAGCACTGTAGAAAACAGAAAGCTGCATTCATGTAAATGATGCGACTATAATccagcatacacacacacacacacacacactctaactTCACTGAGAAATTGATTTAGAAACTATTTTAAACAAAAGGTGACTCCAGTGATCCATACTTTGAGATAACGGGAGGGAGTTATCCTGGGTGTGGCTTTTTGCGGAGAGATCCGTGTTATTAGCAAAACAAAGTCAATAATAGGTCATTAACatgaatagaaaaaaattaaaggttgaagggaaaaaacaacattgtgaaattaaaaataaaaatgatcgCTTTTTATATTATGAAATGTAACCGTTAAACTATTTTTCAACCAATAATTATAGAGAAAACATccttcgtgttttttttttttgtatatgaCATCTTTCATTCTTAATCTAAAATGGATCTGGCTCTGTATTTCCAGTGCACTTCTACAGGATGTGAAAGTATCAAAATCCaataaaaagaacattgttCACCTTTCATTGCCTTGTTAtagctgagcagcagcatccaAAAAAGCTGCATCAACTCGTCCCACTTCTTCCATGTCTCTGTTCCATCCTGAACAACACATCCGGAGTCTTGTTACAAAAGTCATTTGTCAAACATCTTCCCAAAAATAAACCATGGCTTGGAACATTACCATCATCAACTCATCACATTCAACATCGGTAAATGAAGAGTGTCATGCTCACCGAggggtccggcaccagagtggAGTGCTTCAGAAAGTGAAGCAGCAGACTGAGCGACATGGGCAGAGAGATCTTCACCGGGGACGCATAAACCAGCAGATGTTCCAACAGCTTACACTTCAGCCGCTTGCTTTGTATCGTCTCCAGCAACAGCAGCCTGCGTGCAACGAACAAGAGGCGGATTCAGAGCTGGAGTGTTACGTTTCAGGTGCTTTTCAACACAACAGGTTAAGTCACCTGCAGGTCTGCACGCCTGTCCCAACACAACCTGAGCAGTTGACCTTTCTGGAAAACTGGATACAAGTTCACAGCCCCTCGGTCAGGGAGTCATTACAGTGATGCCTTTTCTTACAGGAATGTTGTGATAAAACAGTTTGAAATGCATGAGCTGTAAAATACCCAAAATGAATGGCACATTTTATAAATTACCAgtttaatttaatcattttttggATACAAGAAGGAAGCGGCTGCACTGGACATCGTCAGTGAATCTGTGATAGCTGCTGTTTGATCAAGTATGGAGGGATGACAGGATCAGgacaggagagcagagaggacggAGCCGTAAAAAGGTGGGGTGAAGACGAAATGTGGCGCCAATATGGCCACGGTCTCATGACATCACATATCAAATTTGGatcaattatttaaatatttctttcacTCGTTTACAGTATAAGTTCATCTGTATcgcatttcaaattaaaaccttTTGACAGCTTAAGActaaatttgatttaatttttttcccccacttaaATCTTAATAAGAAAGCAAACTGTCCAATACAAACATAAATACTAACCAAAGAACCAAAGCTACTTGGGAAATAACTTCACGTTATCACCTTAAAAGCCAGTTTTATACATTGCTCGTTGTTCATAATCCTTTAGTCCAGCTGTGTTTCTTGgagtctgaatgtgtgtgttgatttttctttaagAAGATTTCTTCAGCCACTGATGTTTCGTTTGTGATGCTTCttgatccctttttttttttcaaaattgttAAAAACACTCACGTAATTGTTATTTCCAatttaacacaaaaacaaaaacggtcctttaaaaattataatCTGAGTAGGAACGAAGAAAGTCACACTTTCTGTTGGTTGCAATAGAAGAATTACTTGTACAGGTGAATTATAACATCTCTTGAAAAGTTTTAATAATCTAAAATGATAATGACATCATGAGGAAGGTTGTTGTGTTAACTCCACCTTGTTTCGCCGCTCGTCCTCACCTGTGAGCTCGCAGAGGAGCATTGCTGATCAGCATGTGGAAGAGCTCCTGGGACAGCTTGGCAACGCTCAGAGCGGGACAGCGGTCCACCTCCAGAGCAAGAGACAGCATCCGCTGGAACACTTTCACCATTCTGGAGTTGACAaattgaggggggggggggggggtagtgaaTGCAAAATGAAGTAAATGAAATTCACAGACCGGGGAACAGCCGGAATGAGAAAATGTGCAGTTTAATTTCTTCTGCTGAGGACAAGACTTTCACACTTTCAGGGTGATTTACCGAATATGCTCATCTCTCTCTTTGGTCATCCTGTTGCTCTGCTCACATTCTGTTGATTTTGTGATGACAGAAAACAGCCACTTGATGACGTCCctgtgaagaagaaagaaaagagaacattCAACAGACTGCTGCATTTACACAAATCTCACCTGTGCTTTGGCTCGGAGATTTATTAAGTTTGTCTTACTTACAAtgcattttactgtttattattgtttaacAAACCGCTCGGTGTCCACAGGTGTAGGTTTGCATTCTGGCCTCATGACAACACAGTCCTCAGTTTGATTCCAGGAATGAGGACCTtcttgtgtgcagtttgcatgtttctcctTATGGGTATGGGTGTGCATTTTCTGGcaaatgtttgtgtattttagaGTTCACCCTCCCCCATCATCACTGGGATCAGCTCAAGGCTCCACAACTATAAGCTGAATAAAGCTGAACAGAAGGCCAATGGATGGAAGAAACAAGTCAAAGCAGCAAAGGTTTTTGACCTAAAACTGGACTGAAAGGCTCACCCATTCAGGCTGTGTGTCATTTAATGTGCTCTTCCATTCCAGAAGTAATATTCCAGGAGCTGATAACCATATTAACAAATTAATGGAAGTCTTGCCACAATGGGCGAGTTACCAGTGAACTCAGCTTGTTTTAAACACATCAGGGTTAGACACACAGCCTGGCAGCGAGCTTGTAATTCCATCCTTTCTGCTACGAAATCCGGAACTGAACACATAGAAATTTGCAGACAAATCAGACAAATATCGTAACAAAAAAACTTTCCATTTGCATGAAAAACTCATGCATGCACAAACATTTTTGCTACTATAATAGCCCCATAATTATTTTGACAGAGGTGCAGTGTGCAGCAAGCTGAAAGGCTGCCTTGTTCTCTGAAATGCTGGAATTTCTATGATCACTTGAATGAACTGCACTTGCTCGAATGAGGCAGTTTCCAAAATAATATATAATTTGGCAACTAGCTTTTAGGTTCTAGATTTTTCTGTAATGTCATCCAGGCCTATAATGTTAACACTCACCGGACCCGGGGAAACTGCTGCTCACATGACAATGTTGACTTTGCAATCGAGTGCTGAAGGGCAGATGTGCCATGCTTGGCATGGAAGTCATCCTCCAAAGTCTGTATAATATACTCCAGAAACATGCGCACAATCTCACTGCGGTGCTTGTCTGTGCCCTCCTGATGAGAAAGAGGAGacgaggaaggaaaaaaaaaagttcaattgAATTTGAGATGTTTAGCTGTTACATCTCTGctgtcaatattttttttctgttttgaaaccAGAAATGCTGATGTACATCCGATCAGCAGTACTGACGATGCTGTATGAAGTGCTTGTATATGGTGAACAAGtaatttaaagcgatacttcaacattttggcaaattggcccatctagggcaattcggtagtcatttagaacagcatacttactttttttgtgagggcgagctgttgtttattcagcggtgcgtctgaggagagcttcacggcggacataatggaagtggacggtacagttgcttccctcgtcaaactcatcaaatacacaatccaacaaccccaaaacacactttggtggacacgttataatccgcacactcactacgctgtgaaacaccaacaaataatattgtagcattacgacattgaagcaaatattgggaactactttttcttttgagatcactacgcccagacgccatgtttaataagtagttccgttttagcaatcttcgcaaaaaaacgctcaatctcgtaattttgcattaatatttcacagcgtagtgaatgtggggattataacgtgtccaccagagtgtgttttggggttgttggattgtgttggattgatgagtttgacgagggaagctactgtaccatccacttccattatgtccgccgtgaagctctcctcagactcaccgctgaataaacaacagctcgccctcacaaaaaaagtaagtatgctgttctaaatgactaccgaattgccctagatgggccaatttgccaaaatgttgaagtatcgctttaacggTACAGCATGTTAGGAGACTTTGCCATCGGGCGCTGTACCTGATTTGCCATGACAGAGGTCAGTAATTCCCACTCCCAAAGAACTGTGGTGTTATCAGCCATGTGATGTCTGcaagaaaagaataaaagaagagagaaagtaaagagataaaactgaaaacagggTAAACATGAATGATTAATGCCTTCCTATCTACTCCTCTTTGAGAGTGCTCTAACCTCTGTGTCCTCATTAGCAGATTAAAGGCCTGCACACACTGGTATTGGGAACACTGACGGTTGAGCAGGATGCCGTGGAGGAGGTGGGCGGCGATGTCTCCGGGGAGATAGTAAccaggctgaagcaggtcaAACAACATTTCCAGAGTGCCTTCTGGGTAATTCACTTCGATGGTGGTGTAAACCTGACTCAGTGTCTGACGGCTCAACTCCTCTGGAGCGCCGGCGTCGTCGTCATCCGAGTCAAACTAATCAAAATGCATTAAGGATTAAGATTTACAATAAACAGAGGAAAAGCACAATCGGAAATATCTGgtcaaaaaaaagaggaaaaaaaaaagctaccgGCACTCACCAGGTCTTGAGTTGGTCGAGCCATAAATTTCTTTAACGCAACTGGAGACACGTAATGCCGATTTTCTCCCGTGACAGCCCTGAAATCCCTGCTAAAACTCCTCTCCTCACTCAGATCCTCATCGTCACTCCCGTCCTGCCACAGGACAAACACCGGGCTGTTATTTCCAAAAGCGTCGCCGCTGTACGGCTCAGCCGCTGACTGCCCTCCAGGATTCGGGCTGACTGATTCGGACAGTCTCACAGGGGAGGAACGCCAGGAGTAGGAAGAGGAATGGCTTTGGCGGGAcactgcttcttttctttccagtgGTTCTATATTAGAGCAGGGGACTTCACTCTTGTCTTGATCTTTAGAAggagaggcagctggagaggaaATCATGGATGAAGAGCAGTCAGTCTTTATGTCGTCAACACTGTTTGTGTCTGGTGAGGCTGCAACATTTCTCTCCGAGCAACAAGGCTCAGTGCAGCTCTGTGGATGCTGGGATTCTTGAGTTTGTAATTTTGTCCTTGCAACCTCCTTCCAGTGTTCTCGTTGTTCCAGTCCCATGTGAGACATAGCCACATCCACAGGGGGACTGCGGCTGACTGAAGACTCCGTCCTTTGAACATCTGACGCAGCAGTCCTTGAATCGGCAGAACTATGTTGGGTTATGCCGATGTTGCTCATTTCTTCCTGGTACAGTGACATTTGTGTGCAGGCTTTGCTTAAATCAATGGAGCACCTGGATGTTGGCAGCTCTGCTAAGTGAGTTTCAAGAAAAGGCAAACGTGTCAACCTGATGACCGGCCTGTGATGACGAGGATGGATGTCAGAGTTTTGCTGCTGGTTTTCCTTTTGTGGACTCACTGGCTCACAGTCTTGAACTGGAGCTGGAACCGTGGCGTCTTCAACAGAGGTATTCTCCTGGcgagcatcctcctcctctgagatgTCTAAAACCGTAATTTCTTTGTCCGTTTGACAGTCGTGTGGTACATTCTCCGTCTCCGGGTCAGTCTCAGTCAAGTCTATGACGGCTTCAGAGTGTGAATTGTGTCTTCTGCGCAGCTTGAGATGTGGAAGAGACCATCGTGGATCCGTAAGGTCAACATAATActggttaaaaaagaaagagaaaaataaatgtgttaatGGTCATTTCACTTTGGCAATAGTAAAAGAATAGGCGTGTAACttgaaaaatataaacacagcaaaaacattTCCTCTACTGTCCCTTTAAAATGGTGCTACATTGATAATAAACATTCACATATCTGCTGTTCCTTTCACCAGAGTGAATTGCTTTTAAATGTGGCACGTAGGCTAAGCGACATGGCCTAAAACATctcgacatttttttttctcaaaatggcGATAGACGATATTAGTTAACgcaataaaaacagagagagagagcttcaaCTGTCCAGATAAACCTTCACTGAAACGAGCTCCCTGCGGAAGAAACACACCTGCCTCACTTCCGGCCGTGAAATGACTCGTGGTAGTTTCGGGGAAAGTTGCAGCTCGACCGAGtccagacaaaaacaaacaaacaacaacaacaacagaaactgaaatGGGAACCGGTGACTTACGTCGGTGTTGACGGTGACGGTGTCCACGCGCACGGAGGACAGCGGCTCGGCATTGTCAGTAAAACGGTTGTTGACTCCTACCACTTCCACGTCCGAGTCGTCCGTGTCCTCCGAGCTGACGCTGATCACACCGTCCatatctcctcctcctcctcctcctcctcctcctccggccgtCTCCATTCCTCACATCAAACTGTGAGGACAGGTGCGGCGGTTTGTCCCCATAATGACCGGGACTCACCTGACGGCGCGTCCGCGGAGGGGTCACGACCTTTCACTGCTCCTCTAGGAGGATGCGCTGCTCGAACCTGCCTCGGACTCTGCTGGTCCACACGCAAAGCAGCAGGAGATGTTATCCACAGCAGACCCTCAATGTGACGTTTCCGTGTTTGGGAGACTTTTTCCTCTGTTGGTCCGCAGGATCGCAGTCAGTCGCGGTTTAGCGCCCTCTGTCGACCGGGAGGAGAAGCGCCGGCTGCTCTTTCATCTGAAGTGGAAGAATGAAGCCTTGTCTGGAAAGAAGAGGAACTAGAATCACAGCTCTGCATAATTGTCTCTGcagattttctgaaatgcacGCGCTCTTTGGCATTAAGTGTGCAGATGAGACACAGTGCTGCCCAGACGTCTGCTCCCTCtgtgtgagcagcagagccGCCCACTGGGAAGCCTGCAGGGCTCAATATGTCAACAAAGTCCCATTGTGATATGCACAAGTGATCCTTAGTAGTTTCTTAATAAACAATGGATATGTAGCATTTATGTGACTTTATAAAACGCCCTGGACGGGATGTGAAAAGCGGGTTTGTCTTGGTGACCTGAGCTCTGCAAGCCAGAACTGTAGTTTATGTCGTATCGAAACAGTAATAACTAAGAAAGCTTTACATTCAAA harbors:
- the simc1 gene encoding SUMO-interacting motif-containing protein 1; protein product: METAGGGGGGGGGGDMDGVISVSSEDTDDSDVEVVGVNNRFTDNAEPLSSVRVDTVTVNTDYYVDLTDPRWSLPHLKLRRRHNSHSEAVIDLTETDPETENVPHDCQTDKEITVLDISEEEDARQENTSVEDATVPAPVQDCEPVSPQKENQQQNSDIHPRHHRPVIRLTRLPFLETHLAELPTSRCSIDLSKACTQMSLYQEEMSNIGITQHSSADSRTAASDVQRTESSVSRSPPVDVAMSHMGLEQREHWKEVARTKLQTQESQHPQSCTEPCCSERNVAASPDTNSVDDIKTDCSSSMISSPAASPSKDQDKSEVPCSNIEPLERKEAVSRQSHSSSYSWRSSPVRLSESVSPNPGGQSAAEPYSGDAFGNNSPVFVLWQDGSDDEDLSEERSFSRDFRAVTGENRHYVSPVALKKFMARPTQDLFDSDDDDAGAPEELSRQTLSQVYTTIEVNYPEGTLEMLFDLLQPGYYLPGDIAAHLLHGILLNRQCSQYQCVQAFNLLMRTQRHHMADNTTVLWEWELLTSVMANQEGTDKHRSEIVRMFLEYIIQTLEDDFHAKHGTSALQHSIAKSTLSCEQQFPRVRDVIKWLFSVITKSTECEQSNRMTKERDEHIRMVKVFQRMLSLALEVDRCPALSVAKLSQELFHMLISNAPLRAHRLLLLETIQSKRLKCKLLEHLLVYASPVKISLPMSLSLLLHFLKHSTLVPDPSDGTETWKKWDELMQLFWMLLLSYNKAMKGYLCSSKKDQRSKVSTLVYKPHDVISAPAVREAVEAFLSRSRSDLGEALPPHVEESLTYLQDHLLDACQREDQKTPAL